GTACGGCCTGATGCTGTCGATCAGGCCCGGATGCATCTTGTCCATATGGCCAAAGATGAACATGGAGCGCTCAAAGTTGCTCACGCTACTTTTGATCCTCTGCTGCAGATAAGACTGAAAAGCAGTAGCGGGTTCAGATGTTGTGAAGAACAGGACGTCCCCCTCAAACCTCTGCTGTTCCATACCTTATAGGTGGAGATTTGAATTCGATGCGGGAAGTGACGGTAAGGGCTGAAGACGTGGACACTCTTACTGTTCATCCCCtctgtgtaaatgttttttgcGATCAGCTGGCTGACAAGGTTCTTCCCGGTGCCGGGCGGGCCGTGGAGCGATAGCACCAGCGGCTTCTCAGGGTTGTCGTTGCTCATGAATTCGATCACAGCTCTTAGGATGATGCGAGACGCCAGATGTTGTCCGAACAGTTTGTTATCCAGATCCGTCTTAAGACGTGGAAGCTTCACTGGAAAAAATCAAGACGTCTGCAAATTTTTGACTTGACCACATTTTTCCAAATATCTAATTCTATACAATTTTAGCTAAAGTGTAACAACTGCTTAACTTGTCATTTATACgattgtttttttagaacataaaacCCCTGAAACCTCTTAGAAAatccatgaaaacaaaagtttaggCCTGAGACATAAATGTCTCTGACTGTACTCGAAATCATGAGAATTTTGTTACACAATCTCCTCCTTAGTAGCAACAGGTTAATGGCCGCAGATCGAGAAGGTGCCacaagaaggaaaaaacaaactttcacaAAAAGATTGTTGGATAGTTCTGATATGTTTCAAGAGTATAAAAAGAACCCTTGTTTCCCATACAGAGAGAAGAAGTATACATTTAGCCTATAAGTGTGTATTCTAGCTCTTAAGTTCaataaatttgttatttacgtttcatttaacaatttaatttact
This DNA window, taken from Oryzias melastigma strain HK-1 unplaced genomic scaffold, ASM292280v2 sc04238, whole genome shotgun sequence, encodes the following:
- the LOC112139592 gene encoding torsin-1A yields the protein KLPRLKTDLDNKLFGQHLASRIILRAVIEFMSNDNPEKPLVLSLHGPPGTGKNLVSQLIAKNIYTEGMNSKSVHVFSPYRHFPHRIQISTYKSYLQQRIKSSVSNFERSMFIFGHMDKMHPGLIDSIR